The genomic interval GACTACCTATTTTAAAACAGACTACCTATCTGTGAAAAACGGACTACCTATTTTCAATAGGTAGGCCGAAATTAGGCAGGTTCAAAACTTGCATTTTTCGGCACTAAAACGCGCATAACtctttactcgattatccgatttcaaaaattctaattttgttctcttagttaaacaaaatgtgatttggaaattcaatcaaaaaaattttgaactatcgtgtgagaaaacttgttgcacaagttagtgaatgggccaaaatttgtACTTATAAACCCTAGTatactatgcaaatcactttaacaagactaaaataattttataccatttgattgtttgtagtcttgatgtagatgagcttcctaacttgatttgcatgttttgatccaaagttgactttttcccgagagttgactttgactttgactttcggttGACTTGACTTTTAGCTTTTGAAGTCCTCTTTTGGATAGGGTCTTGAATTCTTGATCtcttgatgaaacttttgctcttaTAAAGTATGAAGTAGTTGATatacttgttgaatccacttctttgattatgtttgactttacGAAGCAAATATTGATACTTTGTGAATTTGCTTGCAAAATGGTCAAGAaaagattagtaacaaataataatcaaatatttgtttatcatcaaaataagtGAGTGATTGACTTTTGGTCAACattctccccctttttgatgatatcaaaatatttgattattttaaaagaaaggAAAAGTAAATTGAAACATGTTGAGTTTAGCTCCCCcttaatatatgcatatattgaTTTAAACTGTTATATGCATATATTGATTTAAACCGTTTTACCTTTGCATACTTATGGTTACCTTTTCTTAACATGACAAAGCTCCCCCTTAATCATATACTCAATAAACTTGTTAGTACTTGAAATATATGATTAATGCCAAAATAATCAATTCCAAtatttctcccccttttgatttcatcaaaaagggtggcatAGGAAGTAAGGTCAAGCTAAATATATTTCTTCCCCTTAATCATACATGATATGACTTGTATCAATGAAGCCCAATAGGTAAAGAGAAATTTCAAAATGCATAAAAAGATGAAAGTTCATGTAGTCAAAACAAGTTTAAACAATCAATCTACCACAAAATATGTCAAAAACCTTGAAAGTAAGAGATACAGGTAAATAATGGCATAGTTATGATTTCAAACATTTTTTCATACCTCAAGTATGATAAAACAAATGTGTCCATGCACTTAAATCAATTAGATGACAAGAATTGAGACTCTTTGGTAAGTTTTTCAAAAGTTTAAGCAAAAACAATATATGTaccaaaaattatttctatgcatcctttttgaaaaattcatttTGCATAAGCTTAAACATGATTAATATAAAGTGTACaagctggaaaaaaaaaaaaaaaaaagcttcaaaaatgagagattttggcAAGTTTTACTTGTTTTGGTCATAGAAGGTCATTTTATGCAACTTACCTaccaaaaattgattttatgcaAAAATTTCATGCAAACTCTTTTCTAACAGCTGATATATGATAAAACAAACATGCTCAAACAAGAAAAGCAGAAAAATGTCAAAAATCTTAACTTTTCGGTAAGCTTTTTTATTTGCTTGAAATTTAGAAATCTACCAAAAATGAGTTTCATGCaaccaaattaaaaaattctttttccaatAGTTTAAGAATGTTAgatgtgaggtgtacaaacttacaGAATTCAAAAATACTGAAAATTTATCAAGTTTGgtgaaaaacactcttttaggtcTTAAAAAGTCAAAATTATGCAAGATAGTACCAAAATAAAGATTTGagcattatttttgaaaaatactttttGAGACAGTTTATATATGAGTATTTAAACATGTTAAAGCtttcaaaacaataattttctCAACAATATGAAATTTTGGCAAATTTCACCCATTATGGCCTTAAAAGGTTAAAATAAGCAAATAACATACCAAAATTTTGTTCAAAGCATATTTCAATCAAGAAAAACCTTTAGGCATGCTAAATACACTCATTTGGACATGTTcaaatatataaacacatatactagCCAAATATGTAAAAGTTCACATATTCACTAGTTCAAATGTatgtccaaagttcaccaaaaatttGCATAATGACCTATAATCTGAATTTTTCAGCATGTATAGATCAAGAATGTCAAAACTCAACTAATCAAAACTTTTATTCATAGAAATAGTATGTGACATACCAATTAAGCATGTATGCATAAGACAATGAACAAGAAGGATCAAAACCAAGTCAATTAACAAAACACTTcaaatttcattttcttttcatctAGGCATCTTAGTCACATCAAAATAAGTAGAATGAATAAGAATGATATTACCGGTTCCCAAATTTGTTCATTTGGGTTGTGTTCAAGAATTGACACATTCTTTTTCTATCCTTTTGAGACTTGTTGGTAATGTAGGAACTTGGGATTCTTCTTTAAGCATCAACACCCAAGAGCCAACTTTGGTTCCTCTTTATTGATACCTACAATACAAACTTATATCTTTCATTTTGGTACCCACATAACTTTGGGTCCTTTGATGTTAGTCTTTAAAACCTTTGGTATCCAAATAGCCTTACCAAAATAGGCATTCTTTTTCACATGGCAATAGGATTTAGTGTGACCATCTTGATTACAATAAGTGCAAGTTAAGTTCAAATTACTAGATGACTTAACAAAAAAATTCTTAAGTAATTTTTGTTTCACACTAGTGTTATATCCTATACCACTTTTTGAAAAAACACATTTTTGACTCCCAagcatcatttcaaaattttcttttccttttgtaaaattttaaaccaCATTGTTTACATCATCAATTTTAGCTTtcaagtttacaatatctttttcaaataaggAACAACTTTTGCATTGGGTTTCAATCAAAAACTCATTTTCTTTTACTTTCAAAGCCTCAACTTCTTCAAGCAATaaacttattttctttctttgagtTGAGTTCTTAGCAagcaatttttcaaaatcaacaaacaAATCATTAAAGGATTTTGATAATTCATCATAAGACATATCAAGTGCATCATCATCACTTTCACTTTCAAAATCACTTGTATGGTTAGGATTACTTACCTTATCATCAATGGTCATAAAGCAAGTGTTGGCTATCTCATGTTGTTCATCTTCGGAACTTTCTTTCTCGCTTTCACTCCAAGTAGCCACCATTGCCCTTCTCCTATTCCTCTTTCTCAAGGGACAATCCGTTTTCATATGACCGGGCTTTTTGCATTCATAGCAAGTAATTTGATCATCTTTTCTTGAGCTTTCCCTTGAGTTACTCCCTTTGTAAAATCTatttgcattcttcttgaacTTCAAAAACTTCTTAAAGTTCTTTGTGAGTAGGGTTATATCCTCCATATCACTATCACCATGCTCACTAGCTTCACTATCATCATGTGAAGTGGATTTGAATGCAATggtgttcttcttctttttatcgacttcctcttcttcttgagcattCATGAAAATCTCATGATTCATGAGAGAACCAATGAGCTCTTCCAATGGTAAAGTTGAGAGGTCCTTGGCTTCTTGGATGGCAACTACTTTGCCTTGGTAGGctttggtgagacttctcaaaatcttggtgaCCATATCTTTTTgtgtaagtaccttgccaagagagttcaaaccattagtaatagTTGTGAAACGAGTATACATGTTAgcaatggtatcatgttgtaacatcttgaaattttcatattgagtaactaaaagttgaattttagtttctttcatggcactagttccttgatgagttaCTTCTAacattttccacatatcatgAGCCGAGGAGGCTtgctcaatatttttaaatatatctctATCTAGTCCACATATTAAAGCATACTTAGCCTTAACATTCTTAGACATCATCTttttatcattttcatcatatgcaTCATATTTCTTTATAGTTTCTACACCATTTACAACATGCATAGGAATGTAAGGACCATAACatacaatatgccacaaatcaaaATCAATGGATTGAAGataagtttccattctaattttccaataaggaaagtcTACATCATCAAAGAATGGTGCTCTACTTGTGCTTAAACCTTCTAGCATGTTATTGTGTGAATTGCTTGGAAACGACATACTcttagattgtgaaatctaccCAAAAGTAagagcccttgctctgataccaattgttagaacaagatatgtttccaagaggggggtgaattggaaatttaaactaatttcagaAATTTAGAAACCCCAAAGACAATTCAtgcaaatatttaagtttaatgcAATAACAAAGATAATCACAagtataaacaaataataaacttGAAATGTAAAGACTTTAGGGATAGAAATTGCAAACTcttgatttttacaaggttcggtagaactaagcCACCTACATcattggtcttcaaagctatgggcctagctttgagttccactatcgagccaagttaacgggcttcaCTAACCCTTACCACTGGGGAATCACCAAGGTTTTTCCCAAACCtctcacaatagttttcttccaaggactatcaacctcaccggattgttgaagtgccaatcccACTATCAGAATGTTGTAGTGACAATCTCACTCTTCTCgagttgtttacaaaaccggtgtcaacctcacctacaaccgagttatttttctaccggtgccaacctcacctctcaatacaatgaatatgtaattttgaaatacaaagccaactctctctaataagataaaaaacaATGTAAAATCCTAGAGAATCGCAAGCACActagagaagataagaacaagtttggctcaagtgtgtgtggttggtgtgtttatgaaaAGATAATAATTCTTTAGCTTAGGACACTTAGAATGATTTTATATGATGAATAGAAGCTCAACCAACCttaatttttgagtgaaaaacaagtttatatagtgtagaaacaaaaactagccgtttataggcgttagcacaatttttaaaaaaaatcctgGGAAAAACGGACTACCTATTTTCAATAGGTAGGCCAAAAATCAGGCAGGTTCAAAACTTGCATTTTTCGGCACTAAAACGCGCATAACTCTTTACTCGATTATtcgatttcaaaaattccaattttgttctctttgttaaacaaaatgtgatttagaaattcaatcaaaaaaaattttgaactatcgtgtgagaaaacttgttgcacaagttagtgaatgggctaAAATTTGTACTTATAAACCCTAGTatactatgcaaatcactttaacaagactaaaataaatttataccatttgattgtttgtagtcttgatgtagatgagcttccTAACTTGATTTTCATGTTTTGATCCAAAGTTGactttttcccgagagttgactttgactttgactttcgggttgact from Cannabis sativa cultivar Pink pepper isolate KNU-18-1 chromosome 4, ASM2916894v1, whole genome shotgun sequence carries:
- the LOC115713306 gene encoding uncharacterized protein LOC115713306, with translation MSFPSNSHNNMLEGLSTSRAPFFDDVDFPYWKIRMETYLQSIDFDLWHIVCYGPYIPMHVVNGVETIKKYDAYDENDKKMMSKNVKAKYALICGLDRDIFKNIEQASSAHDMWKMLEVLTQKDMVTKILRSLTKAYQGKVVAIQEAKDLSTLPLEELIGSLMNHEIFMNAQEEEEVDKKKKNTIAFKSTSHDDSEASEHGDSDMEDITLLTKNFKKFLKFKKNANRFYKGSNSRESSRKDDQITCYECKKPGHMKTDCPLRKRNRRRAMVATWSESEKESSEDEQHEIANTCFMTIDDKVSNPNHTSDFESESDDDALDMSYDELSKSFNDLFVDFEKLLAKNSTQRKKISLLLEEVEALKVKENEFLIETQCKSCSLFEKDIVNLKAKIDDVNNVV